In the Scylla paramamosain isolate STU-SP2022 chromosome 21, ASM3559412v1, whole genome shotgun sequence genome, tgatgataccaccctgcacttttccacgtcttttcatagacatccaacccttcaggaggtaaacatttcacgcagggaagccacagaacgcttgacttctgatctttctaaaatttcagattggggctgagcaaacttggtattgttcaatgcttcaaaaactcagttcctccatctatcaactcgacacaaccttccagacaactatcccctcttcttcaatgacactcaactgtctacctcttctacactgaacatcctcggtctgtcctttacttataatctgaactggaaacttcacatctcatctctagctaaaacagcttctatgattttaggcgttctgagacgtctccgccagtttttctcacctcctcagctgctaactctgtacaagggccttatctgtccatgtatggagtatgcttcacatgtctgagggggttccgctcatactgctcttctcgacagggtggaatcaaaagcttttcgtctcatcaactcctctcctctaactgactgtcttcaacctctctctcacccccgcaatgttgtatctctagctgtcttctaccgctattttcatgctaactgctcttctgatcttgctatctgcatgcctcccctcctcccgcggcctcgcagcactagactttcttctttctctcacccctatcctgtccacctctctaacgcaggaattaaccagtattctcaatcattcatccctttctctggtaaattctggaactccctgcctgcttctgtatttccaccttcctatgacttgaattctttcaagagggaggtttcaagacacttattcatcaatttttgaccactgctttgacccttttatgggactggcatttcagtggacatttttttttaattggatttttgttgcccttggccaatgtcctttctacataaaaaagaaaaaagaaaaagaaaaagaaaaaaatatatatatatataaatatatatatattttttcttatatttcttatatatatatatatatatatatatatatatatatatatatatatatatatatatatatatatatatatatatatatatatatatatatatatatatatatatatatatatatatatatatatatatatatatatatatatatatatatatatatatatatatatatatatatatattgtcccATGTTTCCATACATATGGTATCACGAACACTATTACAAGCATAAATCCAGATGTGTTTGAACGTGTTCTTCTGCAGTGGCGGACGCGCATTGAAATGTGTTTTCAACACAAAGGCAGTCATGTAGAGTAtattatgtaaataaaaatgttttttctgtaattctgtaatttcttaaaattttcctatgtatggaaacttatgggacaccatatatatatatatatatatatatatatatatatatatatatatatatatatatatatatatatatatatatatatatatatatatatagtacaagTGGCACTGCAGCCTCAATTAGAACAGTAATCAGCAAGCTTATCAGAAGAAGAATTTCTGATACAAGTGGTGTGCAGCTGTGGTGTGCGATTGAGGAACACACGAAACTCTTGATTCTCAAGATCCAGTACACGCTGAGATATGGATATCAGGCCACCATCACAAGCAAGTTGCAAGGCAGTATTCATTCATCACATAGACGACATTGTGGGTGTATCGCTCTCGACGTGGCAAGTCGTGGTCCAATCCTGCCTGTCCTTCACCACGTTCAAATCCTGGGTCAACTCACCTCACTGGCGCCTTGCTCTGCCCAGTCACTTCTGCTCCCATCTATCTgtctcctgcctgcctgcctgcctgcctacctgtatGTCTCTGTCTATCAATGTATATATTATTCCTTTCTGTCCTTCATTACTATCTATTGTTTTGCGTTACCATATTGCATGCTATTCTGTGTATCACATTGTGTGTTTCATATTTCTGTGTATGTTCTTCATTGATTCTCTGTGCGATTCACGTCTCATGAAAACACGATCACAGTCTGCACTATTTTCATCACTACCTGCCACAATATCTATTGAAAACACCACGACACCTCACATCACCTTTATTAATGAATCTCATCAACTTCCTAATTTTCTGGAGCTGGCACAGAGACCGTTCATCAGTTTATTCAGAGgattgagtgttttaagtagaagaTCTTCGTCACCTCACTGTATCAGATAGATCTTTACCTCCTTTTGTTCCGATGATGAGGTACTTTCCACTCCTGTATTGATGATTTTTCTTGGTGGTGGCTACTCTGGAGGACCTGGTGGTAGCTTGATATTGTTGGTAGCATAGATATTATGGTAgcgtggaggtcgtgggtagtggTTTGATATTGAAAGTAAGGCAAGGCTTCCTCTAGTAGCACACCTACTTTGAGCTTGACAGGTGTAGATGTGACATTTTCCAGCCCAATTTTGCAGAATACATTGTTATCGATTGTGGTAAGAACAAATTGTAACTTAACACCTTTACATGGAGACTGTTGAGCATAACAGAGGATATCAGTGCCTGATACAGCAGACTTAACATAGCATATTTCATCCAGATTAATCTCTTTGTACATTTCTGAACACTTggtattcagaaaaaaaaaagtccaaaaaTGCAGGATGGAGTTTGTTTCAATATCAAATTTTGCTTtgtctacataaaacaccgaaagatacaaatatataaatataaggTCCTTTGCACAGAGCACGCTCTCCACATATCATACCAATGTTCACAAGTGTCTGTAATACATTTGTAACAAAGTATTTCATGTAGATTTTTTAAAACTTGATTGTTTTGAATACGTAGCTACTATCACTGAATGGCATTCAGGCCGAAACTAGGTGAATGGTTATTACttaaattttttctttattccaggGATTTGAAACCTATAAATATTTTTAGTAAATTTCCTGGTTTATTCCTTTGTAGAAGGCACACTGAAACACTGCAAGTATGGATGAGAAGTTCAAACTCAAAGCTAAAAACAAGACAAGCCACTCTACTGCAGCGGAGAAGTACAGCACCAACTCGTCCATCGAAAATGTATGCACAGCCACCACAGAAAGGACCAACAGCAATGGCACGACCAAGCCTCTCATCTCCCCAGCTAAGACAGCAAAGCTTGGCAGTGCTCAGGATTTCGACGACATCTTAGAGGTGGTGGGATCATTTGGCCGCTACCAAAAGATGATGATGTTCCTCATCTTCATGCCGGTCTCTTTCTTCGCTGCATTTACAGTTAGTCACTACGTCGtactatcttcattttcaagtgcattattatcttcattctcAAGTACATTACTATTTTCATTCTCAAGTGTATCACCTCAAAACACGGAGTGTTATCATGATTTTTCTTGTGTCCTTGAATATTAGTAAAGCTCTGTGAAATGTTCTTTCTTTACAGTCAAATTTGTTCCTGTTCCAAATGGTGTTGCCCGATTACTGGTGCCACACTCCTGGCCGCGAAAACACCTCGCTCAGCTTGGCCGAGTGGCGCCAGCTCACACGCCCAAGGTAATACTACTCGTATGCGGCGCCAGGCCTCAGCCAGTGATGAATGTCGCCGGTCTCCCAGGATGAATCCTGAGACAAAGCTTAGCATATGTAGCTGTCTTACTCATGGAGACCATAACCATCTCGACTCCAAATGTCAGGCCTGtagccctttttttttgtttgattattCTGATAAAACGTAACAATTATTAACTGATAAATGCAACAAACATTTGAGTTTCCATGGACACAGCTGACCTAGCCGTCAGCGTAGATAACCAAAGAATCGCTAACTCAGAACCTGATCATACTAAACCGATAGCCCGATAAAGAATTATTTGAATATATGAAATGAATTTTAATCTGCGATTTGACTGAACTTCGTAATGATTGTCTTAACTGCGAAATACTTGAAAGTCCTGAAATGTTGATGTGTTACAACATAgacgttttttttcctttcttttttatttatttatttatttgcaattCTTCTTAGAGCAGAGATGGTCAGTTCCTTCTGTTTAAGAAGGTTTACGTAATGGACACCTTTGCAGAAAAATTAATGCCGCCATCCGGAGTTCTTCGATGCAACCGCCATCGCATTGGCGGAAAACATGTAGGTATTTTTCAGGCACTCCGCGATAGCATAAAACATGGCCAGTTTTAAGCAGAATTCAGACTCGGGTTACCGAGGTTCTTATGTCCAAGCAGTGGCCAGCATGTGGCCAGCATGAAcaaattaaattatatatactttttttttcttccaacgtCATACAGTTTATTTCCACTGCCTCCAACTGCTCGTAGGCAGTAACCACCCTGAGGTCATCAGCTACGGAAAGGGGAGGCACCACTCTATTCCAATGTGTTTCAACAGGCTGTTATAGAGGAAACACTGCCCACCGTACTACAGGAGTCATTGCGACATTCGACCATGAGCCGTGATCAGGGATTCAAGCCCTGATCACCTTACAGAGGTCTTGGGAGATTCGCCTCACATgtcaaaagtaagaaaaaaaaaaaaaaaatccgcaatccatttttttttttttttttgttacttacgTGTGCAGAAGTTGACTTTTATATTAATTATTTATAAATTGCATTCAAGGAGTGAATGAACCAGCTACGAAGACTAAACCTATTTACTACAAGAATTTGATGATAACATGTGGTGCACTCCATTTAAAAAGAAGatcaagaagcaaaaaaaaaaaaaaaaaaagaaaaaagaaaaaaaaaaagaaaaaaaaaaaaaactgaaatacgCGCTGCAAAAGCTGAAGAACACttcaaattattttttcctgttttttcttctaattattaAAAAGAGAGTGTGAACAACACTTTCTGTGAAATCCAAGAGGCAAAATTTACAATTTTATTAATTAAGATATTTTGTGAatttaaataaagtaaataacaaagaaaaacacaacataaTAGTTAAACCAAACTCCCGCTGTGCCCTGTGTCGAACACACCTCTGAAATGCCTTTGTTTCTTAAATTCCATATTGGAAATTCAGCAGCAATGGGGAGCCCTCAAGGTGCCTGATGCATGAAATCAGCTGGATGTCTTATAACAACACAAGCACGTTCACTGTCACCAACAAAACTAAAGGTATTGTAACACACTGAAGCTTTAACATTGTACGCGTTTATCAATTGAATTGGTCTTTGTCAATTATAGGCGTAACTTAGCGCCggaatacatatataaaatcaTTTGGATGAATCTAATGAATTGATAATGTTtacaagaataaaaagtaataaattaataaataaataaaaagtaaaaaaaataaataaaaaatataggtGAAATTAAGCAAGAGCGGCATGATGCGCTTACAGAATGCAACAACGGCTGGGAGTTTGACACGACTGAATATTCAGCGACAGTGGGCACGAGCCTGGAGTGGGTGTGTGAACGTGACCACTACTCCCACTACACAATGTCTGTCTCCATGGCTGGCAACGCCTTTGGCAGTCTCATCTTCCCGATACTTGCTGACAAATAGTAagtaacacacaacacacacacacacacacacacacacacacacacacataggtcaTATCTAAAACCTtaatattttcacaattttttccctttcttcttgatGAAAGTGTGGGTCGACGGTTCATGTTCTTCGTAGCTCTCAGCCTCCAAATCATATTTACAATCCCGCTGCTGTGGGTGACGAACGCCGCAGTGCACATAGCCCTTCGTTTCTTACAAGGTCTCTGCTTCGAAACCAACTACCTTATGCCCTACGTAATCTGTGAGTACTAGCAATATTCCTTTATGCTTGGTAACTTTTAAGGAAATGCAACAATTCCATCTTCAGACTATCAAAACAATATGCTCAGGGAAACGATGTCCACAGCCGCTTTGTCACTCTTAAACTGCACTTCCTGAAGAATAGTGATAAACACCTTTCCAACGCGCAATGTTCATACATTTGATACGCCCTTATACATATAATAAAAGTAACTAAATGaagaaactgatgaataaaaataaaattataaaaagttaTACTAAAAACATGCgttattaaaaataataataacaataataatgtaaaatctCATCAGTATGCTACTTGTTTCCACTTCCTTAAAACCTTGGTTGTATGCAGACATTCAACATCCGTGACGCTGTTGATTAGTTTACTACTTGGTGCTTCAAACATGAGAAGCAGACTAACGTTTTCGCTGCAATTCAGTAAATGTTGGAATCCTCGGACGAAAACACATCGAAGATATACTACAATGTTTtccaatgacacacacacgtCGTTTATTCATGGCCCATAGACGTTACGACCGCCGGAATCGTATGCAAATCTCGCTGTGTATGGGATGATTGTACGACCAAAAGTAGGCGGAGTTAGCGGCCGGATCGGAACCTGCCACCACCAGGTTCGTGGCTTCAGTTTCAGTTCAGGCGGCAGGAAGTCCGAGCGTCAACGGCAATGTCCAGCGATCTACTTCATTTCTGAAGCAGCATTCACAGCGTGAAGATGACGGCGATGTCCGCTGATAAGGAGTTTTGGGCCGATTTCATTAAACTTTATAAAGAACAACCTTGTCTATGGAAAGTGAAAAGTAAAGAGTGTAGCAACAAAGTAAAAGGAATGCGGCATGACATTTTATTAGAGGCATTACATGAAAAGGTTGCAACGGCCACTCGAGACtgtattgataaataaataaataaatgaatgacccCAGGAGTTGCTtccggaaaaaaatataaataaataaataaataaaaaatccagaGTCCATGGTCAGGAGCTGGGGCTTTTAAAAAGGTCACTTAGTCGTAACACAATCATGTGTCCAGACTTTCACCGTGACAGTGTTGCCGCTTCGCTTCCTCGATCCTGCCTCACCCAATTCTATCGTCACTAACACGCAGCTACACAAACTGTATTTCCTTGTGCAAACTGTAAACTctaaaaatttttatttttatttttattattattgtcattttttttttttatccagaaagctAAAGCTGTAATGAACAACGACTCTCTTAATTTGTGATGACAAATTTACGATCATTCGTAAGATTATTCGAATATTACGATTACCTCTCCTAAGTATTCGAATGCAAATGAGAATACTCTGGCATATAATAGCAATCATTccaatacaaatataaatatacctAGATGCTGTATTCGATTGTGTTCGAAcatgaatacaaaataaaaatattctaTCCATAATGTCTCATCCAACAACATGTTCAGCCTTTGATTCGTCGTCATGCCTGCTGGCTCTTGACTTCTGCGTTGCCAGACATGGAGGTCATACCACCAGAGCGCCGCGCCCATGGTGTAATGGTGTCCTTCATTGCATGGACCTTCGGAATGTGCTCCACGGCATTCGTGGCGTGGCTCGTGCCGCACTGGAAGTACCTGGCAGTCATCTCCATCTTCCCATCACTGCTCGGATTTCTGTACTGGAGGTGACGCTTCAACcgttatgtagtgtgtgtgtgtgtgtgtgtgtgtgtgtgtgtgtgtgtgtgtgtgaaatccaTTCTAATATTTTCGTACAAGTTATTTCAATCATAGCACAAATTTTTGGCTCTCCAAACTACCATTTGTGAATAACTGTATTTGTCTTAGTGCATAAACTCTAAAAGGAATTTAACAAAATATTATTTACGGTAAATGTTTACGGAGTCCAAGATTACTTTACAGTCAAGGCTAAGTGCGTGTAAATAGAcatgttttacgtagataacCAATATAAAAATTTTGCTTCTTGAGCACGTGAAACTTTGATTGATTTTGCGACAATTATTACCATACGTATCTATATATTTCCAGCATCCAGTTTTACAACAGTCTCTTATTTATGGAAACTATGAGTACATTAGAAAAATGTGTCCCTTAATTCAGCAAATTTTGATTTCAACGGTGATCTTGAAAGTTCAGCAGAACCCTGCGATACATTCGGATCCCTTATCGTATACTAAACTTCACTCGCTAGCTATTTTTATCCATAACTAATATATTTTGTGCTTGCTAAATATTCATTTTCGGTCACTTCATGATATGTAAAAAGTTGAAGTAACTGTGACAGCAGTTTTGTTCCAGGCACCTCCCAGACTCCCCGCGCTGGctgctggccaagggcaaggTCCACCAGTGTGCGGACGTCCTTCTGCAGGTGACTCCCATCTTGtggagttattattattattattattattattattattattattattattattattatcatcatcatcatcatcatcatcattattattattattattattattattattatcattattactatcattattgttattatattattcttattatcgttacaattatcattatcaatatcactattattattattattattatcattattatcattattattattattattattattattatcaatctgtttttcattttcaagAGGGATGATTTCGtatacttttatttcattttccatttacttatctatttttatgaGAAGCTGGTAGACGGTGAACCAAGTCTCATGTTCAGTGTGATCCCGAGTGACAGATAAGTGCGACCAATAAGGCGCAGGTGTCGCGCCCCGAGGTGGAGGCCAAGCTTGAGGAGCTGATGCGGCGGCAGCCCGTGGACCACCCACTCAGCGACGTGCTACAGTACCCGAAGCTCGCCGTTAGAACTCTGATGCTCTTCCTCGTGTCGTAAGTTTTACAACCACACCCATCACCTTCTTCACCAAGGTCGAGACCCCTGAGTGGCTCAACGTGACCATTGGTGTGTCTCTGGTCAGTACCCACAGTACAGAGACCCACAGTCGTTCAACTAGCATACCTATGCAAATTTTCAGatcaatcataaaaaaaaaaaaaaatgtcaaatgcATGGGCAACACAaaattaggtactaaaacatgTGTGCTTATTAATCTCTCTACTGCTAATAGCGATATGACACGTGTTacggtaaatttgcagtttcaaccaatactcccatcctctttatctctttgaCTATAGTCAACAAGCACAGGGGCCTAGTGGTAATGGTTCTTGGGTAGACAAAACCAAAATGAGGCATTTTTGACATTCCTGAAAAAGGGTTATTCTAAATCGAAAATGTTCTACGCacacatgcattttgaggcACTGTTCAGCCGTGTTGTGCAATTCGAGAGTGGCCTAGCGCCAGACACAACGGCCGGCCTTGGAAAAGAAGCACAATGTCCATACACTCAGTATTACTTTAAGTACCTGCGGGGAACTGCTTGTGACTGAATAGCTATCAGCTGATGTGCCGGCAAATAACAGCCTTGTTCTTTCCCACTCCCTGCCCGGGCAGGCATGCTGCCACtgcatattattttatttgtcgttTATTACGTCATAGGACGGATAACAATGGCGGAGAAACACCATGTCCACACACTCATCACTTTAAAATAGTTGTGCAAAACAATCTAACTATATTCTCTGTCACTGTCTCGGCGGGGAACTGAGTGTGACTGAACAGTTATCAACTGATTTGCTGGTAAATTTACCCACGTTCCTGCCTGAGCAGGCATGCTGCCACAtggccttttattttatttgtcgttTATTACATCCTTTCTATCATCATTGTGTTATGTTTATTGGTAAGTCACGTCCATTGTCACCACTCGTCTCGTTGTGGGATACTGCAAAGCTCCAGAACTTGCAGAAGTCATGACTGAATAATTCACAATTTCACTAACGGACATCCAGATCTACACACTACAGTGACTACACATACCGCCATGGTTACCCGCAGGGCCGGGCCCGGCCGGGCCAggcacacttgaatttcataccacGGCTAAACAAgccctcaaaatgcatatatacatagaaCATTTTCGACTTAGATTAtcctgtactttcacctctagCAGCATCTGCAAAAAAATTGTAAGCTAAGTGAATTCGTCTGAAGTTAAGATTTGTGTTATGaaggtggaaaaagagaaaggtcgCAAGTTGTCAAGAAACTATTttagaaatgaaaaatggagTTTAACAGAGAGGAGTACGAAAAATTGTAtctcaggaaaagaaaaaaaaaaataaaaataaataaatagtaataaaataataaataaaaaaataaaaaaaataaataaagaggttGATGTATGATTTCAAATTAGGTAATTTTCTTTGATTATAAACAgagtgaatgaagagaaggacctTAGAGTGACGATTCAAGGCAACAAACCACGGCACATATCAACAGAATAACGAGTGTCATTTATAATCTCTTAACAAAAATCAGAGCGGCCCTTGTAAAcattgat is a window encoding:
- the LOC135110904 gene encoding organic cation transporter 1-like isoform X2, translating into MDEKFKLKAKNKTSHSTAAEKYSTNSSIENVCTATTERTNSNGTTKPLISPAKTAKLGSAQDFDDILEVVGSFGRYQKMMMFLIFMPVSFFAAFTSNLFLFQMVLPDYWCHTPGRENTSLSLAEWRQLTRPSNGEPSRCLMHEISWMSYNNTSTFTVTNKTKECNNGWEFDTTEYSATVGTSLEWVCERDHYSHYTMSVSMAGNAFGSLIFPILADKYVGRRFMFFVALSLQIIFTIPLLWVTNAAVHIALRFLQGLCFETNYLMPYVIYMEVIPPERRAHGVMVSFIAWTFGMCSTAFVAWLVPHWKYLAVISIFPSLLGFLYWRHLPDSPRWLLAKGKVHQCADVLLQISATNKAQVSRPEVEAKLEELMRRQPVDHPLSDVLQYPKLAVRTLMLFLVSFMQFVVYSVAMLSMTVLPNSFLAHFVLSIFELPSNFFGWAVIHYMGRRFMVYCTFLLLSVFCLAAYFCIQNEWLLLTILGFVKFFSTCGLFVVFLMTSEVLPTPVRTSGTGITVVFGMLGMGVAPHVLHSGLGEGGHYWILLAMTLASAICMIPFPETLGLQLPQTFQDAEDLGQGRPFTTWIHHWNLHNFLQPPESQHKTVNKALLT
- the LOC135110904 gene encoding organic cation transporter 1-like isoform X1 is translated as MDEKFKLKAKNKTSHSTAAEKYSTNSSIENVCTATTERTNSNGTTKPLISPAKTAKLGSAQDFDDILEVVGSFGRYQKMMMFLIFMPVSFFAAFTSNLFLFQMVLPDYWCHTPGRENTSLSLAEWRQLTRPSSNGEPSRCLMHEISWMSYNNTSTFTVTNKTKECNNGWEFDTTEYSATVGTSLEWVCERDHYSHYTMSVSMAGNAFGSLIFPILADKYVGRRFMFFVALSLQIIFTIPLLWVTNAAVHIALRFLQGLCFETNYLMPYVIYMEVIPPERRAHGVMVSFIAWTFGMCSTAFVAWLVPHWKYLAVISIFPSLLGFLYWRHLPDSPRWLLAKGKVHQCADVLLQISATNKAQVSRPEVEAKLEELMRRQPVDHPLSDVLQYPKLAVRTLMLFLVSFMQFVVYSVAMLSMTVLPNSFLAHFVLSIFELPSNFFGWAVIHYMGRRFMVYCTFLLLSVFCLAAYFCIQNEWLLLTILGFVKFFSTCGLFVVFLMTSEVLPTPVRTSGTGITVVFGMLGMGVAPHVLHSGLGEGGHYWILLAMTLASAICMIPFPETLGLQLPQTFQDAEDLGQGRPFTTWIHHWNLHNFLQPPESQHKTVNKALLT